The DNA region TTTCAGATCACACCATTATCTTTCCTACCTTTTTCTGTTTTCTGAACCATCTGTAATTTGAAGCATGCCTTCTGGCTCTGTAGATAATTTATAAGGAAAACTCTCAGGAGCACTTTGTGAATCTAATCCCTCAGAAGCGCTACCAAATATTTGTCGCTTTTTCTCCAGACCATACACGGAAGGTTTTAAACgttcttctttttccttttccttCTCATCACTTACTTCTTTGTTTAGATTTGGATCAACAGAAAACACATCATTTAGCACACTTTTCTCTGCCGTTTTATTTGTACATGGCGTATGGAATGGCTTAAGTTTTGGTTCGTTATCTACATGTTTAGAATTCACAGGTTGTTGATAGTTGTACACAGGTACAGGTGCATCACCTCCAATGTCAACAACAGGCATCTGTCTCCCGTTAATAGGAACTAAAGCCATTTCATAAGCACTAAAGGTAGCATCttcattattattgtttatttctaaGTTTCCTAATCCTTTGTGAATATCTAAAATTGATGCATCGGTGCTATATTTATACTGTTGACTAGAATACCTACTACTAGCACTAGATGTCCTTTTTGCAGATGGAATCCTCTGTCTTGTCTTTTTTGTGTGTGACGCAGAAGATGCACCTCTTGGTGTAGTTCTATCATTTCCACATTTAGTCACTGGACCATTATTAACCGTGTGAATCACTGAACCATGAACTACAGTATCACTGTGATTCACTGATCTGTTAACAGCACTATATGGCCTATTTGTCTTTCTTCTCTCACTGTCTTGGATACCACCCGCATCACTACCACTTCTCaaatattgtgaatttttttCAAGACGTCCTGTAGCACTTTGCACTCTATTTAGAATCTTTGACTTACTGACGGATGTTGGTGGTTTTCCCGCAGACAAACAATCTCCTATAAAGTTCCCTATATCTTTGTCATGATGACTGATGGTAGATTTGTGTGTAAACAATCTATTGTTGTGTGTAGTTGGGAAAAGAGAAGAATTCCTGTTGTGAAATCCTTTCACAGTGTAATTTGATGCATGCTCTGGAAGACCTTTTTCAGCACCTTAAAATGAATAGCAATATTACAATCAAAATACAACTGCATGGTTGACTTATACATGTGTTGGTCATACTTAATGCATTTTTATAGTTGACATATCACCAGGAGGAATATTCTGAATCCATGATTTCCAAATGTTATATAGCTGGCATTAGTTTAATGGTAGTGACAATGATATGTCTCAGCCAATACATcaacatacatatattgtaaggtatacaatatgtatatgtaactaTTGTAAATTTATGTACTgtagggacaattcactcaggcaaattcctttacataaccaagaagcaaaatatagcatagcataaatgtattattctacatttcttatgaaacatataacataaaccATTGCCAAATTCCACgatattgttaagtattttaattaatatcgttgaaatatcaaatcattgatcaatatgattaagcaggtacaatatggacgctgtacccatacccgagccaaagtcacgcacgttaaacaaataaactatgtaaccactgagaaggtgataaaatgatttttaggcaagaccattcacctaataaggtaaacacactattgtcagagtgatttgagcagttctagacaaaagttgcattactctacgagcaagggacagggttcggcatacaagaattAAGTCCGACCACAATGTATAATGGCgaacagcgagcgagtttgaacatctacacacatgtcacaaccatgggcttttctggcatatcacagtaaaaccgactgatctaatttccattagaactggttttttccaatatatgtacaaattttaatgttctctttaaagtgaacagtcgggcaagaatggctaaagtcggtaaaaatggtgtgaatgtatccagtataatttcttatgaaatggaaaaacaaaatctctcatcaaaatctgtctgcatacgaagaaattaatttaaagtatgggaattctaaaacgtcctcccggctcactatgtcc from Argopecten irradians isolate NY chromosome 5, Ai_NY, whole genome shotgun sequence includes:
- the LOC138323633 gene encoding uncharacterized protein isoform X5; this encodes MAAARIFDMAQTSCAEKGLPEHASNYTVKGFHNRNSSLFPTTHNNRLFTHKSTISHHDKDIGNFIGDCLSAGKPPTSVSKSKILNRVQSATGRLEKNSQYLRSGSDAGGIQDSERRKTNRPYSAVNRSVNHSDTVVHGSVIHTVNNGPVTKCGNDRTTPRGASSASHTKKTRQRIPSAKRTSSASSRYSSQQYKYSTDASILDIHKGLGNLEINNNNEDATFSAYEMALVPINGRQMPVVDIGGDAPVPVYNYQQPVNSKHVDNEPKLKPFHTPCTNKTAEKSVLNDVFSVDPNLNKEVSDEKEKEKEERLKPSVYGLEKKRQIFGSASEGLDSQSAPESFPYKLSTEPEGMLQITDGSENRKRSLPEDLEPLRPWLTEDIMEDFIGVDPKTCLVFLPSLIGQDLSDIPEVPPPQSIEAELPYKEKIIPPEAPKKYEHPFFNKKPLVEDWVCEHSKTHSRIYGEDGSILHERFQGQRTSGVVRKEIKELEELMKGIGTLDTDCSIVKYQAEIDKYRLTHAQTMAMIPERLLKSPRPVDTFGVREFCQQHDNIMQQIKEQHKLCLEELATLEVEAGIESERKYFKHQIHLPRSDESVVSEDN
- the LOC138323633 gene encoding uncharacterized protein isoform X1 is translated as MAAARIFDMAQTSCAEKGLPEHASNYTVKGFHNRNSSLFPTTHNNRLFTHKSTISHHDKDIGNFIGDCLSAGKPPTSVSKSKILNRVQSATGRLEKNSQYLRSGSDAGGIQDSERRKTNRPYSAVNRSVNHSDTVVHGSVIHTVNNGPVTKCGNDRTTPRGASSASHTKKTRQRIPSAKRTSSASSRYSSQQYKYSTDASILDIHKGLGNLEINNNNEDATFSAYEMALVPINGRQMPVVDIGGDAPVPVYNYQQPVNSKHVDNEPKLKPFHTPCTNKTAEKSVLNDVFSVDPNLNKEVSDEKEKEKEERLKPSVYGLEKKRQIFGSASEGLDSQSAPESFPYKLSTEPEGMLQITDGSENRKRSLPEDLEPLRPWLTEDIMEDFIGVDPKTCLVFLPSLIGQDLSDIPEVPPPQSIEAELPYKEKIIPPEAPKKYEHPFFDGGLELHLQGQVNKKPLVEDWVCEHSKTHSRIYGEDGSILHDKKGRRRFQGQRTSGVVRKEIKELEELMKGIGTLDTDCSIVKYQAEIDKYRLTHAQTMAMIPERLLKSPRPVDTFGVREFCQQHDNIMQQIKEQHKLCLEELATLEVEAGIESERKYFKHQIHLPRSDESVVSEDN
- the LOC138323633 gene encoding uncharacterized protein isoform X4, which encodes MAAARIFDMAQTSCAEKGLPEHASNYTVKGFHNRNSSLFPTTHNNRLFTHKSTISHHDKDIGNFIGDCLSAGKPPTSVSKSKILNRVQSATGRLEKNSQYLRSGSDAGGIQDSERRKTNRPYSAVNRSVNHSDTVVHGSVIHTVNNGPVTKCGNDRTTPRGASSASHTKKTRQRIPSAKRTSSASSRYSSQQYKYSTDASILDIHKGLGNLEINNNNEDATFSAYEMALVPINGRQMPVVDIGGDAPVPVYNYQQPVNSKHVDNEPKLKPFHTPCTNKTAEKSVLNDVFSVDPNLNKEVSDEKEKEKEERLKPSVYGLEKKRQIFGSASEGLDSQSAPESFPYKLSTEPEGMLQITDGSENRKRSLPEDLEPLRPWLTEDIMEDFIGVDPKTCLVFLPSLIGQDLSDIPEVPPPQSIEAELPYKEKIIPPEAPKKYEHPFFNKKPLVEDWVCEHSKTHSRIYGEDGSILHDKKGRRRFQGQRTSGVVRKEIKELEELMKGIGTLDTDCSIVKYQAEIDKYRLTHAQTMAMIPERLLKSPRPVDTFGVREFCQQHDNIMQQIKEQHKLCLEELATLEVEAGIESERKYFKHQIHLPRSDESVVSEDN
- the LOC138323633 gene encoding uncharacterized protein isoform X3 codes for the protein MAAARIFDMAQTSCAEKGLPEHASNYTVKGFHNRNSSLFPTTHNNRLFTHKSTISHHDKDIGNFIGDCLSAGKPPTSVSKSKILNRVQSATGRLEKNSQYLRSGSDAGGIQDSERRKTNRPYSAVNRSVNHSDTVVHGSVIHTVNNGPVTKCGNDRTTPRGASSASHTKKTRQRIPSAKRTSSASSRYSSQQYKYSTDASILDIHKGLGNLEINNNNEDATFSAYEMALVPINGRQMPVVDIGGDAPVPVYNYQQPVNSKHVDNEPKLKPFHTPCTNKTAEKSVLNDVFSVDPNLNKEVSDEKEKEKEERLKPSVYGLEKKRQIFGSASEGLDSQSAPESFPYKLSTEPEGMLQITDGSENRKRSLPEDLEPLRPWLTEDIMEDFIGVDPKTCLVFLPSLIGQDLSDIPEVPPPQSIEAELPYKEKIIPPEAPKKYEHPFFDGGLELHLQGQVNKKPLVEDWVCEHSKTHSRIYGEDGSILHDKKGRRRFQGQRTSGVVRKEIKELEELMKGIGTLDTDCSIVKYQAEIDKYRLTHAQTMAMIPERLLKSPRPVDTFGVREFCQQHDNIMQQIKEQHKLCLEELATLEVEAGIESERKYFKHQIHLPRSDESV
- the LOC138323633 gene encoding uncharacterized protein isoform X2, whose amino-acid sequence is MAAARIFDMAQTSCAEKGLPEHASNYTVKGFHNRNSSLFPTTHNNRLFTHKSTISHHDKDIGNFIGDCLSAGKPPTSVSKSKILNRVQSATGRLEKNSQYLRSGSDAGGIQDSERRKTNRPYSAVNRSVNHSDTVVHGSVIHTVNNGPVTKCGNDRTTPRGASSASHTKKTRQRIPSAKRTSSASSRYSSQQYKYSTDASILDIHKGLGNLEINNNNEDATFSAYEMALVPINGRQMPVVDIGGDAPVPVYNYQQPVNSKHVDNEPKLKPFHTPCTNKTAEKSVLNDVFSVDPNLNKEVSDEKEKEKEERLKPSVYGLEKKRQIFGSASEGLDSQSAPESFPYKLSTEPEGMLQITDGSENRKRSLPEDLEPLRPWLTEDIMEDFIGVDPKTCLVFLPSLIGQDLSDIPEVPPPQSIEAELPYKEKIIPPEAPKKYEHPFFDGGLELHLQGQVNKKPLVEDWVCEHSKTHSRIYGEDGSILHERFQGQRTSGVVRKEIKELEELMKGIGTLDTDCSIVKYQAEIDKYRLTHAQTMAMIPERLLKSPRPVDTFGVREFCQQHDNIMQQIKEQHKLCLEELATLEVEAGIESERKYFKHQIHLPRSDESVVSEDN